One window from the genome of Chiloscyllium plagiosum isolate BGI_BamShark_2017 chromosome 31, ASM401019v2, whole genome shotgun sequence encodes:
- the LOC122565088 gene encoding basic proline-rich protein-like isoform X3: MFGAQFCRVALTSTLWFQPPPGEVGEGESMDPRLRAVRASRPSQMQGPAAQQLDISALLGRCLRHGAKESLPGAGGTRGGWRARVLPTPGGSHSRPQGHGQAAADLPTPSGRPGPGPVRRITVDLRAALARVHEPPEEIGDPPGEGDSPPPGGPTPPGADPSPPDPRTPEVDPSGLDPSHRDASRVDPFQGNPSLLDPSRVDPSRLDPSWVDLSQVDPSQGDPSRRNPSRVDPSRVDPSRRNPCWVDPSRRNPSRVDPSRRNPCWVDPSRVDPSHGDPSWVDHSQVDPSQGDPSPRSTMTQNKTKRQRQAVPRGSPQSCAKREGLWKMKMSLPALVNPPPLPGSPHGAGAIADHRDPPVGTSFVSLPKLLRTGSSWSSQKEIRSPDPQTKGMDPSFIKSVEESAIPFHQLLHQMRKRTSRVNHVLITEVLKSLREDLWSVPEQPEHSHLN, from the exons ATGTTTGGTGCCCAGTTTTGTCGGGTGGCACTGACGAGCACTTTGTGGTTCCAGCCCCCcccgggggaggtgggggagggggagagcatGGACCCCCGCCTCCGGGCAGTCAGGGCGAGCAGACCGAGTCAGATGCAGGGACCAGCCGCTCAGCAGCTCGACATCAGCGCGCTGCTGGGTCGCTGCCTCCGCCACGGGGCCAAGGAGTCGCTTCCCGGGGCAGGGGGCACTCGGGGCGGCTGGAGAGCCAGGGTGCTCCCTACCCCCGGGGGGTCACACAGCCGGCCCCAGGGGCACGGCCAAGCTGCTGCTGACCTGCCAACCCCCTCCGGGCGGCCGGGCCCCGGGCCAGTGCGAAGGATCACGGTGGATCTCCGCGCCGCCTTAGCCCGAGTGCATGAGCCGCCTGAGGAGATCGGGGATCCCCCCGGTGAGGGAGATTCCCCGCCCCCTGGGGGTCCCACACCCCCGGGGGCAGACCCCTCACCCCCAGACCCTCGAACCCCTGAGGTAGATCCCTCTGGGTTAGATCCTTCTCATAGAGACGCCTCTCGGGTAGATCCCTTTCAGGGAAATCCCTCCCTGTTAGATCCCTCTCGGGTAGATCCCTCTCGGTTAGATCCCTCTTGGGTAGATCTCTCTCAGGTAGATCCCTCTCAGGGAGATCCCTCTCGGAGAAATCCCTCTCGGGTAGATCCCTCTCGGGTAGATCCCTCTCGGAGAAATCCCTGTTGGGTAGATCCTTCTCGGAGAAATCCCTCTCGGGTAGATCCCTCTCGGAGAAATCCCTGTTGGGTAGATCCCTCTCGGGTAGATCCCTCTCATGGAGATCCTTCTTGGGTAGATCACTCTCAGGTAGATCCCTCTCAGGGAGATCCCTCACCCAGATCCACTATGACCCAGAATAAAACCAAGCGACAGAGACAGGCAGTGCCCAGGGGATCCCCCCAGAGCTGTGCCAAGAGAGAGGGACTGTGGAAAATGAAGATGTCTCTGCCAGCCTTGGTGAATCCCCCTCCCCTGCCGGGGAGTCCACACGGCGCCGGTGCCATCGCTGACCATCGCGACCCCCCGGTGGGGACATCCTTCGTCTCGTTGCCAAAGCTCCTCCGGACAGGCAGCAGTTGGAGCTCACAGAAAGAG ATCAGATCGCCAGACCCGCAAACGAAGGGAATGGATCCAAGTTTCATCAAGTCTGTTGAGGAATCTGCCATCCCATTTCATCAGCTACTACATCAAATGAGGAAAAGAACATCCAGAGTGAACCATGTGCTGATTACTGAGGTACTGAAGAGTCTGAGGGAGGACCTGTGGTCAGTGCCCGAACAACCAGAACACAGCCACCTGAATTA